A window from Sphingobium sp. EM0848 encodes these proteins:
- a CDS encoding class 1 fructose-bisphosphatase gives MQSVTLTRFLIEQQREANAIPSELRLLIETVARACKTICHSVSKGALGEVLGSLGSENVQGEVQKKLDVIANELLLDANEWGGHLAAMASEEMETIHRIPNRYPKGEYLMMFDPIDGSSNIDVDLSVGTIFSVLKAPEECSGREVTEQDFLQPGTQQVAAGYAIYGPQTLLVLTVGTGVYEFTLDREIGSWRMTDGPMRMPQGNAEFAINMARRRQWSPGVARYIEERIQGTEGPLGKDYNMRWTASMVADVHRILKRGGIFLYPADHREAGKARLRLMYEANPMSFLVEQAGGAASNGFDRIMEVTPTGLHQRVGVVLGDKAEVETVVAYGRQG, from the coding sequence ATGCAGTCCGTCACCCTGACCCGCTTCCTGATCGAGCAGCAGCGAGAGGCCAATGCCATTCCGTCCGAACTGCGTCTGCTGATCGAGACGGTCGCCCGCGCCTGCAAGACGATCTGCCATAGCGTGTCCAAGGGTGCGCTGGGCGAGGTGCTGGGGAGCCTGGGCAGCGAGAATGTGCAGGGGGAAGTCCAGAAGAAGCTGGACGTGATCGCCAATGAACTGCTGCTGGACGCCAATGAATGGGGCGGGCATCTGGCCGCCATGGCGTCGGAAGAGATGGAGACGATCCATCGCATCCCCAATCGCTACCCCAAGGGCGAATATCTGATGATGTTCGATCCGATCGACGGGTCCAGCAATATCGATGTCGACCTGAGCGTCGGCACCATCTTCTCCGTGCTCAAGGCGCCGGAGGAATGTTCGGGCCGCGAGGTGACGGAGCAGGATTTCCTCCAGCCCGGCACGCAGCAGGTCGCGGCAGGCTATGCGATCTACGGGCCGCAGACGCTGCTGGTGCTGACCGTCGGCACGGGGGTTTACGAGTTCACGCTGGACCGGGAAATCGGGTCGTGGCGGATGACCGACGGGCCGATGCGGATGCCGCAGGGCAATGCCGAATTCGCCATCAACATGGCGCGGCGGCGGCAATGGTCGCCGGGCGTCGCACGCTATATCGAGGAGCGCATCCAGGGCACCGAGGGGCCGCTGGGCAAGGATTACAACATGCGCTGGACCGCTTCGATGGTGGCGGACGTGCATCGCATCCTGAAGCGGGGCGGCATCTTCCTCTATCCCGCCGATCATCGCGAAGCCGGCAAGGCGCGGCTGCGCCTGATGTATGAGGCGAACCCCATGTCCTTCCTGGTCGAGCAGGCCGGCGGCGCGGCGAGCAACGGCTTCGACCGGATCATGGAAGTCACGCCGACGGGACTGCACCAGCGGGTCGGCGTCGTGCTGGGCGACAAGGCCGAGGTGGAGACGGTGGTCGCCTATGGGCGGCAGGGATAA